One part of the Vidua macroura isolate BioBank_ID:100142 chromosome 14, ASM2450914v1, whole genome shotgun sequence genome encodes these proteins:
- the PLP1 gene encoding myelin proteolipid protein isoform X2, with protein sequence MGLLECCARCLIGAPFASLVATGLCFFGVALFCGCGHEALTGTEQLIETYFSKNYQDYEFLIDVIHGFQYFIYGTAAFFFLYGALLLAEGFYTTGAVRQIFGDYRTTICGKGLSATFVGITYVLTIIWLLVFACSAVPVYIYFNTWTTCQSIGNPTKTSASIGTLCADARMYGVLPWNAFPGKVCGSNLLSICKTSEFQMTFHLFIAAFVGAAATLVSLVTFIIATTYNFAVLRLMGRGTKF encoded by the exons ATGG GTTTACTCGAGTGCTGTGCCAGATGTCTCATTGGGGCACCCTTTGCTTCCTTGGTTGCCACTGGCCTGTGCTTCTTTGGGGTAGCGCTGTTTTGTGGCTGTGGGCACGAAGCCCTCACAGGCACTGAGCAGCTCATCGAGACCTACTTCTCCAAAAACTACCAGGACTATGAGTTTCTCATCGATGT CATCCACGGTTTTCAGTACTTCATCTATGGCACAGCTGCCTTCTTCTTCCTCTATGGAGCCCTGCTGTTGGCCGAAGGCTTCTACACCACCGGTGCCGTCCGGCAAATCTTTGGGGACTACAGGACCACCATCTGCGGCAAGGGCCTCAGCGCAACG TTTGTGGGCATTACCTACGTCCTGACCATCATCTGGCTCCTGGTGTTCGCCTGCTCCGCGGTGCCCGTCTACATCTATTTTAACACTTGGACCACCTGCCAGTCCATTGGCAACCCCACCAAGACCTCGGCCAGCATTGGCACCCTGTGTGCGGATGCCAGGATGTACG GTGTCCTGCCCTGGAATGCTTTCCCTGGCAAGGTGTGTGGTTCCAAcctcctctccatctgcaaGACCAGCGAG TTCCAGATGACTTTCCACCTCTTCATCGCAGCCTTCGTGGGGGCAGCTGCCACGCTGGTCTCACTG GTCACCTTCATCATCGCCACCACCTACAACTTCGCAGTCCTCAGGCTGATGGGCCGAGGCACCAAGTTCTAG
- the PLP1 gene encoding myelin proteolipid protein isoform X1, whose product MGLLECCARCLIGAPFASLVATGLCFFGVALFCGCGHEALTGTEQLIETYFSKNYQDYEFLIDVIHGFQYFIYGTAAFFFLYGALLLAEGFYTTGAVRQIFGDYRTTICGKGLSATVTGGPKGRGARGPQRAHSWQRVCHCLGKWLGHPDKFVGITYVLTIIWLLVFACSAVPVYIYFNTWTTCQSIGNPTKTSASIGTLCADARMYGVLPWNAFPGKVCGSNLLSICKTSEFQMTFHLFIAAFVGAAATLVSLVTFIIATTYNFAVLRLMGRGTKF is encoded by the exons ATGG GTTTACTCGAGTGCTGTGCCAGATGTCTCATTGGGGCACCCTTTGCTTCCTTGGTTGCCACTGGCCTGTGCTTCTTTGGGGTAGCGCTGTTTTGTGGCTGTGGGCACGAAGCCCTCACAGGCACTGAGCAGCTCATCGAGACCTACTTCTCCAAAAACTACCAGGACTATGAGTTTCTCATCGATGT CATCCACGGTTTTCAGTACTTCATCTATGGCACAGCTGCCTTCTTCTTCCTCTATGGAGCCCTGCTGTTGGCCGAAGGCTTCTACACCACCGGTGCCGTCCGGCAAATCTTTGGGGACTACAGGACCACCATCTGCGGCAAGGGCCTCAGCGCAACGGTAACTGGGGGCCCGAAAGGGAGGGGAGCGCGAGGCCCCCAGCGAGCTCACTCGTGGCAGCGGGTGTGTCATTGTTTGGGAAAGTGGCTAGGACATCCTGACAAG TTTGTGGGCATTACCTACGTCCTGACCATCATCTGGCTCCTGGTGTTCGCCTGCTCCGCGGTGCCCGTCTACATCTATTTTAACACTTGGACCACCTGCCAGTCCATTGGCAACCCCACCAAGACCTCGGCCAGCATTGGCACCCTGTGTGCGGATGCCAGGATGTACG GTGTCCTGCCCTGGAATGCTTTCCCTGGCAAGGTGTGTGGTTCCAAcctcctctccatctgcaaGACCAGCGAG TTCCAGATGACTTTCCACCTCTTCATCGCAGCCTTCGTGGGGGCAGCTGCCACGCTGGTCTCACTG GTCACCTTCATCATCGCCACCACCTACAACTTCGCAGTCCTCAGGCTGATGGGCCGAGGCACCAAGTTCTAG
- the RAB9B gene encoding ras-related protein Rab-9B isoform X2, with translation MSGKSLLLKVILLGDGGVGKSSLMNRYVTNKFDSQAFHTIGVEFLNRDLEVDGRFVTLQIWDTAGQERFKSLRTPFYRGADCCLLTFSVDDRQSFENLSNWQKEFIYYADVKDPEHFPFVVLGNKIDKLERQVSTEEARAWCMENGNYPYLETSAKDDTNVTVAFEEAVRQVLAVEEQLEHCMLGHTIDLNSSSKSGSSCC, from the coding sequence ATGAGTGGGAAGTCCTTGCTCCTAAAGGTCATTCTCCTTGGAGATGGTGGAGTTGGGAAGAGCTCCCTCATGAATCGGTACGTCACCAACAAGTTTGACTCGCAGGCGTTCCACACGATTGGGGTGGAGTTCTTGAACCGGGACCTGGAGGTGGACGGGCGTTTTGTGACCCTCCAGATTTGGGACACTGCGGGACAGGAGAGGTTCAAGAGCCTGCGGACGCCCTTTTACCGGGGCGCAGACTGCTGCCTGCTGACCTTCAGCGTGGATGACCGGCAGAGCTTTGAGAACCTCAGTAACTGGCAGAAGGAGTTTATCTATTATGCTGATGTGAAGGACCCTGAACACTTCCCATTTGTAGTCCTGGGCAACAAGATAGACAAACTGGAGAGACAAGTGAGCACAGAGGAGGCCCGGGCGTGGTGCATGGAAAACGGTAACTATCCGTACCTGGAGACTAGTGCCAAGGATGACACCAATGTGACAGTCGCCTTTGAGGAAGCCGTGCGACAGGTGCTGGCggtggaggagcagctggagcactgCATGCTGGGCCACACCATTGACCTGAACTCCAGCTCCAAATCGGGCTCTTCCTGTTGTTGA
- the RAB9B gene encoding ras-related protein Rab-9B isoform X1 produces the protein MVLFLNPADCLGTLPLHPAAMSGKSLLLKVILLGDGGVGKSSLMNRYVTNKFDSQAFHTIGVEFLNRDLEVDGRFVTLQIWDTAGQERFKSLRTPFYRGADCCLLTFSVDDRQSFENLSNWQKEFIYYADVKDPEHFPFVVLGNKIDKLERQVSTEEARAWCMENGNYPYLETSAKDDTNVTVAFEEAVRQVLAVEEQLEHCMLGHTIDLNSSSKSGSSCC, from the coding sequence ATGGTACTATTTCTGAACCCTGCAGATTGCCTTGGTACCTTGCCCCTCCATCCTGCTGCGATGAGTGGGAAGTCCTTGCTCCTAAAGGTCATTCTCCTTGGAGATGGTGGAGTTGGGAAGAGCTCCCTCATGAATCGGTACGTCACCAACAAGTTTGACTCGCAGGCGTTCCACACGATTGGGGTGGAGTTCTTGAACCGGGACCTGGAGGTGGACGGGCGTTTTGTGACCCTCCAGATTTGGGACACTGCGGGACAGGAGAGGTTCAAGAGCCTGCGGACGCCCTTTTACCGGGGCGCAGACTGCTGCCTGCTGACCTTCAGCGTGGATGACCGGCAGAGCTTTGAGAACCTCAGTAACTGGCAGAAGGAGTTTATCTATTATGCTGATGTGAAGGACCCTGAACACTTCCCATTTGTAGTCCTGGGCAACAAGATAGACAAACTGGAGAGACAAGTGAGCACAGAGGAGGCCCGGGCGTGGTGCATGGAAAACGGTAACTATCCGTACCTGGAGACTAGTGCCAAGGATGACACCAATGTGACAGTCGCCTTTGAGGAAGCCGTGCGACAGGTGCTGGCggtggaggagcagctggagcactgCATGCTGGGCCACACCATTGACCTGAACTCCAGCTCCAAATCGGGCTCTTCCTGTTGTTGA